The following DNA comes from Sulfurimonas hongkongensis.
GGGGATGGAGGTCTTGGGCGAAGTGCATCTCCATATGCGTGGACAAAAGCTTCAAACACTGAACTCGTACAAAACTATGGAGCATGGTTTAATGTCCCCTATGCCATCACTTACTTTTATAATGTTTATGGACCAAGAGAGATTCAAACAGGAAAGTATGCAACTCTTATAGCTCTTTTTAAAGAGAAGATGAAAAACAAAGAAAAGCTCACAATTGTAAGCCCTGGAACTCAAAAAAGAAATTTCACTCACATAGATGATATTATAAATGGACTTATCTTAGTTGGGAAAAATGGTTACGGGGATGAGTTTGGCATCGGAAGTCCTGAGGCTTTTAGCATCAAAGAGATAGCTGAGATGTTTGGAGCAGAGATAGAGATGCTACCTGAGAGAAAAGGCAATAGAATGACAGCAGATGTAATGACTGCTAAAACTGAAGCTCTTGGGTGGAAGCCGACTCGTAGCATTAAAGAGTATATAGAAGAAGCAAAAGCAACCAATTGGAGGTAAAAGTAGACAAATGAAAGGTATAATTTTAGCGGGTGGAAGTGGCACTAGACTCTATCCCATAACAAAAGGTATTAGTAAGCAACTTGTTCCTATCTATGATAAACCTATGATCTACTATCCGCTCTCAGTGCTCATGTTAGCTGGCATCAAAGAGATTTTAATCATCTCTACTCCTCATGATTTACCTAGATTTGAAGATTTACTAGGTGATGGAAGTGATCTTGGGATGAGTTTTAGTTACAAAGAACAACCCACACCTGATGGACTTGCGCAAGCTTTTATCTTAGGCGAAGAGTTTATAGGAGATAGCGACGCTTGTTTAGTTTTAGGTGATAACATCTTTTACGGTCATGGTTTAACTAATCTTTTATCTCAAAGTGTTAAAAATGCAAAAGAGCAAAACAAAGCAACTGTATTTGGTTACTATGTAAAAGATCCTGAGCGTTATGGAGTTGCAGAGTTTGATACAAAAGGAAATGTTACATCATTAGAAGAAAAACCTACACATCCAAAATCAAACTATGCAGTTATAGGACTATACTTCTACCCAAACGATGTAGTAAAAAAAGCAAAACTTGTAAGCCCTAGTGCTAGAGGTGAGTTAGAGATAACAACTCTAAACCAAGACTATTTAGATGAAAATAGACTCAAAGTTGAGCTAATGGGAAGAGGTTTTGCATGGTTAGATACTGGCACACATGAGAGCCTTTTAGAGGCATCTTCATTTATTCAAACTATAGAAAATCGCCAAGCTTTAAAAGTTGCTTGCATCGAAGAGATAGCTTATGAGATGGGTTATATCTCAAAGAAAAAACTTCTTGAGCTAGCTGAACCATTAAAGAAAAACCAATATGGAGAGTATCTTATAAGAAGAGCTAAAGAGGGGATTTTAGAAGAATGAAATTTACAAGAACTAATATAGCTGATGTCATTATTTGTGAACCAGAAGTTCATGGAGATGCAAGAGGATACTTTGTTGAAACTTTTAGACAAGATAGGCTTGAAGAGTTTTTAGATTATAAGATAAAGTTCTGCCAGGACAACGAGTCTAAAAGCTCTCGCGGTGTTCTTCGCGGACTTCACTATCAACTAGCCCCCGCTGCTCAAACTAAACTTGTGCGTGTAATAAAAGGAAGGGTCTTAGATATCGCATTAGATATAAGAAGAGGAAGTCCAACTTTTGGCAAACATGTAGCAATTGAGCTAGATGCTAAAAGTAAAAAACAACTATTTATCCCTCGT
Coding sequences within:
- a CDS encoding NAD-dependent epimerase/dehydratase family protein, giving the protein MIKKILVTGGAGFVGSHLCERLSRDESNEVYSLDNYFTGSKDNHVPNVTYIEGLTSDIDKLISFAPDIVYHLGEYSRVEQSFDDIDKVWKFNKDGIFAVLEFVRKHGCKILYAGSSTKFGDGGLGRSASPYAWTKASNTELVQNYGAWFNVPYAITYFYNVYGPREIQTGKYATLIALFKEKMKNKEKLTIVSPGTQKRNFTHIDDIINGLILVGKNGYGDEFGIGSPEAFSIKEIAEMFGAEIEMLPERKGNRMTADVMTAKTEALGWKPTRSIKEYIEEAKATNWR
- the rfbA gene encoding glucose-1-phosphate thymidylyltransferase RfbA, which codes for MKGIILAGGSGTRLYPITKGISKQLVPIYDKPMIYYPLSVLMLAGIKEILIISTPHDLPRFEDLLGDGSDLGMSFSYKEQPTPDGLAQAFILGEEFIGDSDACLVLGDNIFYGHGLTNLLSQSVKNAKEQNKATVFGYYVKDPERYGVAEFDTKGNVTSLEEKPTHPKSNYAVIGLYFYPNDVVKKAKLVSPSARGELEITTLNQDYLDENRLKVELMGRGFAWLDTGTHESLLEASSFIQTIENRQALKVACIEEIAYEMGYISKKKLLELAEPLKKNQYGEYLIRRAKEGILEE
- the rfbC gene encoding dTDP-4-dehydrorhamnose 3,5-epimerase yields the protein MKFTRTNIADVIICEPEVHGDARGYFVETFRQDRLEEFLDYKIKFCQDNESKSSRGVLRGLHYQLAPAAQTKLVRVIKGRVLDIALDIRRGSPTFGKHVAIELDAKSKKQLFIPRGFAHGFVVLEDDTIFAYKVDNYYSPKNDKGIAFDDVDLDIDWQIAYDELKLSQKDTKQPKLKETNDLFEYGVNYYA